The Georgenia faecalis genome includes a window with the following:
- a CDS encoding MDR family MFS transporter has translation MPTAPTAERAPVVLDRRTVWLIFAALMASMFLSSLDQSIINTAMPTIVGELNGVEHQGWLITVYILAVAVVMPMYGKAGDVFGRRVPFLVAIVLFTAGSAGAGYAGSFEELIAWRGLQGLGGGGLMILSQAIIADIVPARERGKYMGPMGALFGIAAVAGPLLGGWFTEEHDWRWSFWINIPVGIAALAVAWMTLKLPSRRAERRVDVAGGVLLTIGTSAIVVLTSWESLVGGYDWSDTRLLALTVGLTVVIAAFVAVELKAEDPILPLRLFRSSVFTLSTVIGLVIGMGMFAALAFLPTFLQMATGTGVTQSGLLMLPMMAGVMLTSIASGVAITKTGRYKIYAVLGMVIATASLVWLTTITADITLALYSVMIFTLGAGLGLVMQTIVLAMQNSVDPHEVGTATSTNNYFREIGAAVGTALFSSIFTTSLVDKLAPVLGAAGEGSETTSLTPEAVRALPESVRTLVVNAYADALAPSFWYLVPLLLLGVVAAVFLKQVPLSDVAGMVARGEAVTQAPAPAGGAASDEGATASSTGGTTGGTDEVAEATGSGGPRHRRG, from the coding sequence GTGCCCACAGCACCGACGGCGGAACGCGCGCCGGTCGTCCTCGACCGCCGCACCGTGTGGCTCATCTTCGCCGCGCTCATGGCGAGCATGTTCCTGTCCTCGCTCGACCAGTCGATCATCAACACGGCGATGCCGACGATCGTGGGCGAGCTCAACGGGGTGGAGCACCAGGGCTGGCTCATCACCGTCTACATCCTCGCCGTCGCGGTGGTCATGCCCATGTACGGCAAGGCGGGCGACGTCTTCGGCCGTCGCGTGCCCTTCCTCGTCGCCATCGTGCTCTTCACGGCCGGGTCGGCCGGGGCCGGGTACGCCGGCTCCTTCGAGGAGCTCATCGCCTGGCGCGGTCTCCAGGGCCTCGGGGGCGGCGGGCTGATGATCCTGTCTCAGGCGATCATCGCGGACATCGTGCCCGCGCGGGAGCGCGGCAAGTACATGGGCCCGATGGGCGCCCTCTTCGGCATCGCGGCCGTCGCGGGCCCGCTGCTCGGCGGGTGGTTCACCGAGGAGCACGACTGGCGGTGGTCGTTCTGGATCAACATCCCCGTCGGCATCGCCGCGCTCGCGGTGGCGTGGATGACGCTCAAGCTCCCGTCGCGCCGCGCGGAGCGCCGCGTCGACGTCGCCGGCGGCGTCCTCCTCACGATCGGCACGTCCGCCATCGTCGTGCTCACCAGCTGGGAGAGCCTGGTCGGGGGCTACGACTGGTCGGACACCCGCCTCCTGGCCCTCACGGTCGGCCTCACCGTCGTCATCGCGGCGTTCGTCGCCGTCGAGCTCAAGGCGGAGGACCCGATCCTGCCGCTGCGCCTCTTTCGCAGCTCGGTCTTCACGCTGTCGACCGTCATCGGTCTGGTCATCGGCATGGGGATGTTCGCCGCCCTCGCCTTCCTGCCGACGTTCCTCCAGATGGCGACGGGCACGGGTGTCACCCAGTCCGGGCTCCTCATGCTGCCGATGATGGCCGGCGTCATGCTCACCTCGATCGCCTCCGGCGTGGCCATCACCAAGACCGGCCGGTACAAGATCTACGCGGTCCTCGGCATGGTCATCGCCACGGCGTCGCTCGTCTGGCTCACGACGATCACGGCGGACATCACCTTGGCGCTGTACTCCGTCATGATCTTCACGCTCGGGGCCGGGCTCGGTCTCGTCATGCAGACGATCGTCCTGGCGATGCAGAACTCCGTGGACCCGCACGAGGTCGGCACGGCCACGAGCACCAACAACTACTTCCGGGAGATCGGCGCGGCGGTCGGGACGGCGCTGTTCAGCTCCATCTTCACCACATCGCTCGTCGACAAGCTCGCCCCGGTGCTCGGTGCCGCCGGGGAGGGGTCGGAGACCACCTCGCTCACCCCCGAGGCGGTGCGCGCCCTGCCCGAGTCCGTGCGCACCCTGGTGGTCAACGCCTACGCGGACGCGCTGGCGCCGTCGTTCTGGTACCTCGTGCCGCTGCTGCTCCTCGGCGTGGTCGCGGCCGTCTTCCTCAAGCAGGTGCCGCTGTCCGACGTCGCCGGCATGGTCGCGCGCGGGGAGGCCGTGACGCAGGCGCCTGCGCCCGCCGGTGGAGCGGCCTCCGACGAGGGGGCGACCGCGTCGTCGACCGGGGGCACCACCGGGGGAACCGACGAGGTCGCGGAAGCGACCGGCAGCGGAGGTCCGCGACACCGGCGCGGGTGA
- a CDS encoding FG-GAP-like repeat-containing protein — protein sequence MHLSRPRPLVLLAVTALALGGAVPAAAAAGGADDGPPPAATVPDARPVTPEVDLVALAPARDVPDGLDDVAAFPSAAARTTAPRVSTATTATASEVAVAGVTWPAGDTDTVTGVYLRSRTGRTWSAWEAVEVTPDEDLPESSTGGTEPIAVIGADDVEVAVLATGPVPEATLAVWDPGESEADAQAALPADAGAGGARAAAPTIFSRADWGADESVRFGEVSSNSVRGVVVHHTAGSNSYSAAQVPGIIRGIYSFHAITRGWGDVGYNVLVDKFGRAWEGRYGSRDQAIWGAHASPYNSTMFGISVMGNFDQVAVPEAAMTTVARVTAWMFDRHGIPARGRTTIDGVTLDRVVGHRDVASTSCPGQYFYPRLDELTDRIAAYQTDLGDRSLDRDLTGDGVPDVVARVGDDVRLAAGTRGDGLVSGGRVGTAWDPARTIDAGDWDGNGTGDLMLTDAAGRLWFYAGLPGGGWAAQRQIGQGWQIVDLVAAGHDWDGDGDPDLLARRTADGTLWLYPGNGSGGFAAARQVGQGWGGMNLLAMVGTPGAPALAARTAAGELRIYRGDGAGGFEPAPTVAGSGWQVMRTLVGVGDRTGDGVGDVLALDTGGTLWQYPGSSRGGFGARTAVTTGWGGVRAAARVLDGAATTGLLAVGSGGDLVRWTFGGDPGLRAPAASGVRLASSDLDVTPVGDWDGDGLADLAVRQANGNLMLHRGTGAGRFAATGTRVGTGWAGFEAIAGAGDWVGDGTPGILGYDEDTGDVWLYPGTGDGGFRRRIEIGDGLDGYDAFVNAGHWSGSGVPDLLMRGDTSRNLFLWPGNGPGLLLDRRQVGQAWGGMVHLVGVGDLDGDAVPDVLAVDGARRTWLYPGTGDGGFRAAVDLGPLAAGVTALS from the coding sequence GTGCACCTCTCCCGCCCCCGCCCCCTGGTTCTCCTCGCCGTCACCGCCCTCGCCCTGGGCGGCGCGGTACCGGCCGCCGCGGCCGCGGGGGGCGCCGACGACGGCCCGCCGCCCGCCGCCACCGTGCCCGACGCGCGACCGGTGACGCCGGAGGTGGACCTCGTCGCCCTCGCCCCGGCCAGGGATGTGCCCGACGGCCTGGACGACGTGGCCGCCTTCCCGTCCGCCGCCGCCCGCACGACGGCCCCGCGGGTGAGCACGGCGACCACGGCGACCGCGAGCGAGGTGGCCGTCGCGGGCGTGACCTGGCCGGCGGGCGACACGGACACGGTCACCGGTGTCTACCTGCGCAGCCGCACCGGCCGGACGTGGAGCGCGTGGGAGGCCGTCGAGGTCACCCCCGACGAGGACCTGCCCGAGTCCTCCACCGGCGGGACGGAGCCCATCGCCGTCATCGGTGCGGACGACGTCGAGGTCGCGGTCCTCGCCACCGGGCCGGTCCCCGAGGCCACGCTCGCCGTGTGGGACCCGGGCGAGTCCGAGGCCGACGCCCAGGCGGCCCTGCCCGCCGACGCCGGCGCCGGTGGTGCCCGCGCCGCGGCGCCGACCATCTTCAGCCGCGCCGACTGGGGCGCCGACGAGTCCGTCCGCTTCGGCGAGGTGTCCTCCAACTCGGTGCGTGGCGTCGTCGTCCACCACACCGCCGGGTCGAACAGCTACAGCGCCGCGCAGGTCCCGGGCATCATCCGCGGGATCTACTCCTTCCACGCCATCACCCGCGGCTGGGGCGACGTGGGCTACAACGTCCTCGTCGACAAGTTCGGCCGGGCCTGGGAGGGGCGCTACGGCAGCCGTGACCAGGCCATCTGGGGGGCGCACGCCTCCCCGTACAACTCGACGATGTTCGGCATCTCCGTCATGGGCAACTTCGACCAGGTCGCCGTCCCCGAGGCCGCCATGACCACCGTCGCCCGCGTGACGGCGTGGATGTTCGACCGGCACGGCATCCCGGCCCGCGGACGCACGACGATCGACGGCGTCACCCTCGACCGCGTGGTCGGCCACCGCGACGTCGCCTCGACGTCCTGCCCCGGCCAGTACTTCTACCCCCGGCTCGACGAGCTCACCGACCGGATCGCCGCCTACCAGACGGACCTCGGGGACCGCAGCCTCGACCGGGACCTCACCGGTGACGGCGTCCCCGACGTCGTCGCCCGCGTCGGCGACGACGTGCGCCTCGCGGCCGGGACCCGGGGGGACGGCCTCGTCTCGGGCGGGCGCGTCGGGACCGCCTGGGACCCCGCCCGCACGATCGACGCCGGTGACTGGGACGGCAACGGCACGGGCGACCTCATGCTCACCGACGCGGCCGGTCGCCTGTGGTTCTACGCCGGCCTCCCCGGCGGCGGGTGGGCCGCGCAGCGGCAGATCGGCCAGGGGTGGCAGATCGTCGACCTCGTCGCGGCCGGGCACGACTGGGACGGCGACGGCGACCCGGACCTCCTCGCGCGGCGCACCGCCGACGGGACGCTCTGGCTCTACCCCGGGAACGGGAGCGGCGGCTTCGCGGCGGCCCGCCAGGTGGGGCAGGGCTGGGGCGGCATGAACCTCCTGGCGATGGTCGGGACCCCCGGGGCGCCGGCGCTGGCCGCGCGGACCGCGGCCGGCGAGCTGAGGATCTACCGCGGCGACGGCGCGGGCGGCTTCGAGCCGGCGCCCACGGTCGCGGGGAGTGGGTGGCAGGTGATGCGCACCCTCGTGGGCGTCGGCGACCGGACCGGTGACGGCGTCGGCGACGTCCTCGCCCTCGACACCGGCGGCACCCTGTGGCAGTACCCCGGCAGCAGCCGGGGCGGGTTCGGTGCCCGGACCGCTGTGACCACCGGGTGGGGCGGCGTCCGCGCCGCCGCGCGGGTGCTCGACGGCGCGGCGACGACCGGGCTGCTCGCGGTCGGCTCGGGCGGCGACCTCGTGCGCTGGACCTTCGGCGGGGACCCGGGGCTACGCGCCCCGGCGGCCAGCGGCGTCCGTCTGGCCTCCTCGGACCTCGACGTCACCCCGGTCGGCGACTGGGACGGGGACGGCCTCGCCGACCTCGCCGTGCGCCAGGCCAACGGCAACCTCATGCTCCACCGCGGCACCGGGGCCGGGCGCTTCGCCGCCACCGGCACGCGGGTCGGCACGGGCTGGGCGGGGTTCGAGGCCATCGCCGGCGCGGGCGACTGGGTGGGCGACGGGACCCCGGGGATCCTCGGCTACGACGAGGACACCGGCGACGTGTGGCTCTACCCCGGTACGGGCGACGGCGGCTTCCGGCGGCGCATCGAGATCGGTGACGGGCTCGACGGGTACGACGCGTTCGTCAACGCCGGCCACTGGAGCGGGTCGGGCGTGCCCGACCTCCTCATGCGCGGCGACACCTCCCGCAACCTCTTCCTCTGGCCGGGCAACGGTCCGGGCCTGCTGCTCGACCGGCGCCAGGTGGGCCAGGCGTGGGGCGGCATGGTCCACCTCGTCGGCGTCGGGGACCTCGACGGCGACGCCGTCCCGGACGTCCTCGCCGTCGACGGTGCCCGGCGGACGTGGCTCTACCCGGGGACGGGCGACGGCGGCTTCCGGGCCGCCGTGGACCTCGGGCCGCTGGCCGCGGGGGTGACGGCGCTGAGCTGA
- a CDS encoding glycosyltransferase family 4 protein, with the protein MAQPARRLSVVLATRIFQPEPAAASLRLSALVSELAAAGHRVRVLTTTVPGGEEYVPPPGVEVRRWPVLRDAAGYVRGYVQYLSFDVPLAVRLLLTRRPDVVVVEPPPTTGAVVALVCALRRIPYVYYAADVWSDAVRAAGVAPVVARVLRFVERSVMRGARGVLATSAGVAARLDALGVRSGVVAVGNGIDVETFTPDGPAEAPGAPYLVYTGTASEVHGADVFTRAMGRVLAERPEARLVFVGQGSDVGRMQAQAADYPPGAVEFLPRMPPERTARWIRGAHAALASVLPGDYGFAFPSKVYAAAACGTPVIFAGAGPARELVARGGLGTVTDHDVDAVAAAMIDALGRDMDAADRDRRARWAAENVSASAVARDAVAVVEAAAGR; encoded by the coding sequence GTGGCTCAGCCCGCACGCCGACTCTCGGTGGTGCTCGCCACCCGCATCTTCCAGCCAGAGCCGGCGGCCGCGTCGTTGCGGCTCAGCGCGCTGGTGAGCGAACTGGCGGCTGCGGGTCACCGGGTGCGGGTCCTCACGACCACCGTCCCCGGCGGCGAGGAGTACGTCCCTCCGCCGGGCGTGGAGGTGCGCCGGTGGCCGGTCCTCAGGGACGCCGCGGGCTACGTGCGGGGCTACGTCCAGTACCTCAGCTTCGACGTGCCCCTCGCGGTGCGGCTGCTGCTGACGCGCCGGCCCGATGTCGTCGTCGTCGAGCCGCCGCCCACCACGGGCGCGGTGGTCGCGCTGGTCTGCGCGCTCCGGCGCATTCCCTACGTGTACTACGCCGCGGACGTATGGTCGGACGCCGTCCGTGCGGCGGGCGTCGCTCCGGTGGTGGCGCGCGTTCTCCGGTTCGTCGAGCGTTCCGTCATGCGCGGTGCCCGGGGAGTGCTCGCCACCTCGGCGGGGGTGGCGGCGCGCCTCGACGCGCTCGGCGTGCGCTCGGGCGTGGTGGCCGTCGGCAACGGCATCGACGTCGAGACCTTCACGCCGGACGGGCCCGCCGAGGCGCCTGGGGCGCCCTACCTCGTCTATACCGGTACCGCCTCGGAGGTGCACGGTGCCGACGTCTTCACCCGCGCCATGGGCCGCGTCCTCGCCGAGCGGCCGGAGGCCCGCCTGGTCTTCGTCGGCCAGGGCAGTGACGTCGGCCGCATGCAGGCCCAGGCCGCCGACTACCCGCCCGGGGCCGTGGAGTTCCTGCCGAGGATGCCCCCGGAGCGCACGGCGCGCTGGATCCGGGGCGCTCACGCCGCACTCGCCTCCGTGCTGCCCGGCGACTACGGGTTCGCGTTCCCCAGCAAGGTGTACGCGGCGGCGGCCTGCGGGACGCCGGTGATCTTCGCCGGGGCCGGGCCGGCGCGTGAGCTCGTCGCCCGCGGTGGGCTCGGCACGGTCACCGACCACGACGTCGACGCGGTCGCCGCCGCGATGATCGACGCGCTCGGCCGCGACATGGACGCGGCCGACCGGGACCGCCGCGCCCGCTGGGCGGCTGAGAACGTCTCGGCCTCCGCCGTCGCCCGCGACGCCGTGGCGGTCGTCGAGGCCGCCGCGGGACGGTGA
- a CDS encoding ABC transporter ATP-binding protein translates to MTRIIATLRQLLPLLPASARRFLVGYAVGSSALALLDIAALGLLALAATPMIQGDPVNLPLVGEIGPSGYIWLIAAVCVLIAVKSMGLLALQWVLTRRMAHYELVVGDRLFQAYIAAPWTERLRRNSNELVRMADIGIANTTGGVLLPVATLPVEVMTSISVLVVLVVAQPVTAAITLVYLGAIAALLYFVLSRKALVAGRVNRDYSFRVNTLVSEMVATLKEITLRGKTREVAAVVHDNRTHAVRGRANIHFLNAVPKFVLEVAIIGGFILVGGVAYLTGGAAAAITAVAMFAVAGFRMVPSLTRVQALITQMTSNLPHAEAVIADIRDAQRYVAEAETVGHEAIGHEPRQLVLDGVSFAYPTADEPAVRDIDLVIPMGSSLALVGASGAGKSTLVDILLGLLVPSSGRIMLDDRPLTDVLAAWRARVGYVPQDVSLFDATVAQNVALTWGTDIDEERVRSALARAQLLETIDARPGGIHARVGERGLALSGGQRQRLGIARALYADPLVLVMDEATSALDTATEDAVARAIRDLHGEVTVISVAHRLSTVRHSDQVCFMADSRIAARGTFDEVVAAAPEFARQAALAGLV, encoded by the coding sequence ATGACGAGGATCATCGCCACGCTGCGCCAGCTGCTGCCCCTCCTGCCGGCATCCGCCCGCCGCTTCCTCGTCGGCTACGCCGTCGGGTCGAGCGCGCTGGCCCTGCTCGACATCGCGGCGCTGGGCCTGCTCGCCCTCGCCGCGACCCCGATGATCCAGGGGGACCCCGTCAACCTCCCCCTCGTCGGCGAGATCGGGCCGTCGGGGTACATCTGGCTCATCGCGGCCGTCTGCGTGCTCATCGCCGTCAAGAGCATGGGCCTGCTCGCGCTCCAGTGGGTGCTCACCCGGCGGATGGCCCACTACGAGCTCGTCGTCGGTGACCGCCTGTTCCAGGCCTACATCGCCGCGCCGTGGACGGAACGGCTGCGCCGCAACTCCAACGAGCTCGTCCGGATGGCCGACATCGGCATCGCCAACACGACGGGCGGGGTGCTCCTCCCGGTGGCGACGCTCCCGGTCGAGGTCATGACGTCGATCTCCGTGCTCGTCGTGCTCGTCGTGGCCCAACCCGTCACCGCCGCCATCACGCTCGTCTATCTCGGCGCCATCGCGGCCCTGCTCTACTTCGTCCTCTCCCGCAAGGCGCTCGTCGCCGGGCGCGTCAACCGCGACTACTCCTTCCGGGTGAACACCCTGGTCTCGGAGATGGTGGCCACGCTCAAGGAGATCACCCTGCGCGGCAAGACGCGGGAGGTCGCCGCCGTCGTGCACGACAACCGCACGCACGCCGTGCGGGGGCGGGCGAACATCCACTTCCTCAACGCCGTACCCAAGTTCGTCCTCGAGGTGGCCATCATCGGCGGTTTCATCCTCGTAGGCGGTGTGGCCTACCTCACCGGCGGGGCTGCGGCCGCGATCACCGCCGTCGCCATGTTCGCCGTCGCCGGGTTCCGGATGGTCCCCTCGCTCACCCGGGTGCAGGCGCTCATCACCCAGATGACGTCGAACCTCCCGCACGCCGAGGCGGTGATCGCGGACATCCGGGACGCCCAGCGCTACGTCGCGGAGGCGGAGACCGTCGGGCACGAGGCCATCGGCCACGAGCCCCGCCAGCTCGTCCTCGACGGGGTCTCGTTCGCCTACCCGACCGCCGACGAGCCCGCGGTGCGCGACATCGACCTCGTCATCCCGATGGGGAGCTCGCTCGCGCTCGTCGGGGCGTCCGGCGCCGGCAAGTCGACCCTGGTCGACATCCTCCTCGGGCTCCTCGTCCCGTCGAGCGGGCGCATCATGCTCGACGACCGGCCGCTCACCGACGTCCTCGCCGCCTGGCGGGCGCGGGTCGGTTACGTGCCGCAGGACGTCAGCCTGTTCGACGCGACCGTCGCCCAGAACGTCGCGCTCACGTGGGGCACCGACATCGACGAGGAGCGGGTGCGATCGGCCCTCGCGCGCGCGCAGCTGCTCGAGACGATCGACGCCCGGCCCGGCGGGATCCACGCCCGCGTGGGGGAGCGCGGGCTCGCGCTCTCCGGCGGGCAGCGCCAGCGCCTGGGGATCGCGCGCGCGCTCTACGCCGACCCCCTCGTCCTCGTCATGGACGAGGCGACGAGCGCGCTGGACACCGCCACCGAGGATGCCGTGGCACGCGCGATCCGCGACCTGCACGGCGAGGTCACCGTCATCTCCGTCGCGCACCGCCTCTCGACCGTGCGCCACAGCGACCAGGTCTGCTTCATGGCGGACAGCCGCATTGCCGCGCGCGGCACCTTCGACGAGGTCGTCGCCGCGGCGCCTGAGTTCGCCCGGCAGGCCGCGCTCGCGGGGCTCGTGTGA
- a CDS encoding glycosyltransferase family 2 protein — protein sequence MSTPDIDAVVAVHHIERPFVRCVASMVDGAAGRVRVTLACHELDADAVGAQLPDRLRPHVRLLEVRDGLRSPAGPFNAGLDAAEAPFVAIAGSDDFVEPGALPAWADLASSLGSDAVLARIRRQDGPAVRTPRVRPGRWRDLDLVKDRLAYRTAPLGLLRRATLDELGLRLTAGLPSGEDIAFTAQLWSEARVDLARSAPAYVVGLDAKDRTTAVRRPVEVELRPIEHLLEQPFFRRLAAGQRRALAVKAVRIHVLGAVLARTGPGAWDEAQVAWLRTLAERCVDAAPDVLRPFNRADRALLEVVRDASSTPASLAAAAASRGGAGRWDALLTPRPQDNADRESTLRYYAAEALDRRVPAAR from the coding sequence GTGAGCACCCCGGACATCGACGCGGTTGTCGCGGTCCATCACATCGAGCGGCCGTTCGTCCGCTGCGTCGCCTCCATGGTGGACGGGGCGGCTGGCCGGGTGCGGGTGACTCTCGCCTGCCACGAGCTCGACGCCGATGCCGTCGGCGCGCAGCTCCCGGACCGGTTGCGGCCGCATGTCCGCCTCCTCGAGGTGCGCGACGGCCTGCGCAGCCCGGCCGGTCCCTTCAACGCCGGGCTCGACGCCGCCGAGGCCCCCTTCGTCGCCATCGCGGGCTCCGACGACTTCGTCGAGCCGGGAGCGCTGCCCGCGTGGGCCGACCTCGCTTCCTCGCTCGGCTCTGACGCCGTCCTCGCGCGGATCCGGCGCCAGGACGGTCCGGCGGTCCGCACGCCCCGCGTGCGCCCGGGGCGCTGGCGCGACCTCGACCTCGTCAAGGACCGGCTGGCCTACCGGACCGCGCCCCTGGGCCTCCTGCGCCGCGCAACGCTCGACGAGCTTGGCCTGCGCCTCACGGCCGGCCTCCCCTCGGGGGAGGACATCGCGTTCACCGCGCAGCTGTGGTCCGAGGCGCGGGTCGACCTCGCCCGGTCCGCGCCCGCCTACGTCGTCGGGCTCGACGCCAAGGACCGCACGACCGCGGTCCGGCGGCCGGTGGAGGTCGAGCTGCGCCCCATCGAGCACCTGCTCGAGCAACCGTTCTTCCGCCGGCTGGCGGCCGGGCAGCGCCGCGCGCTGGCCGTCAAGGCCGTGCGCATCCACGTGCTCGGCGCCGTGCTCGCCCGCACGGGCCCCGGCGCGTGGGACGAGGCGCAGGTGGCGTGGCTGCGGACGTTGGCCGAGCGCTGCGTGGACGCGGCGCCGGACGTCCTGCGTCCCTTCAACCGCGCCGACCGTGCCCTCCTGGAGGTCGTGCGGGACGCGTCCTCCACGCCGGCATCCCTTGCGGCGGCCGCCGCGTCCCGCGGTGGCGCCGGCCGCTGGGACGCCCTCCTCACCCCGCGCCCGCAGGACAACGCCGACCGCGAGTCGACCCTGCGGTACTACGCGGCCGAGGCCCTCGACCGGCGCGTGCCCGCCGCGCGGTAG
- a CDS encoding glycosyltransferase family 4 protein, whose translation MTGEPRVLHLNDCAFVAANLVRAAARQGLRWDHLPPERVRPQVSPGGGLGRLRYAPYVATRARALRRTDVVHVHYATSVRLLRERFMPARPYLLHLHGTDIREQWTDPRYRDEITRAIAGAEHVFYTNLDTAENAHAARPDAEYMPAFVDPTTLPGWRPGGRRVVFASRWSRTKGAGTMIALAAELRRALPPEVRVQGLDWGEDSAAAAAVGVELLAQRPHAAYLDLLATADVVVGQATGLLGVSELEAMALGVPVASPGVLLAHPEGGAPPVMSGTVAETVDQVRAALEDPAAASERLDAPRWVAEHYTADRYVAPLQERYRAAGTRRSRASAA comes from the coding sequence GTGACCGGCGAACCTCGTGTCCTCCACCTCAACGACTGCGCGTTCGTCGCCGCGAACCTCGTCCGCGCCGCGGCCCGCCAAGGATTGCGGTGGGACCACCTGCCGCCCGAGCGCGTCCGTCCGCAGGTGAGCCCCGGCGGCGGCCTCGGCCGGCTGCGGTACGCGCCGTACGTCGCGACGCGGGCGCGGGCTCTGCGCCGCACAGACGTCGTGCACGTCCACTACGCGACGAGCGTGCGCCTGCTCCGCGAGCGCTTCATGCCGGCCCGCCCCTACCTGCTCCACCTGCACGGCACGGACATCCGCGAGCAGTGGACGGACCCGCGCTACCGGGACGAGATCACCCGCGCCATCGCCGGCGCCGAGCACGTCTTCTACACCAACCTCGACACCGCCGAGAACGCGCACGCCGCCCGGCCGGACGCCGAGTACATGCCAGCGTTCGTCGACCCGACCACGTTGCCCGGGTGGAGGCCCGGGGGGCGCCGTGTCGTCTTCGCCTCGCGGTGGTCCCGGACCAAGGGCGCCGGCACGATGATCGCGCTCGCGGCCGAGCTCCGGCGGGCGCTGCCGCCGGAGGTGCGGGTGCAAGGGCTGGACTGGGGCGAGGACTCGGCGGCCGCGGCGGCGGTCGGCGTGGAGCTCCTGGCGCAGCGCCCGCACGCCGCGTACCTCGACCTGCTCGCCACGGCCGATGTCGTGGTCGGGCAGGCGACCGGGCTGCTCGGCGTGAGCGAGCTCGAGGCGATGGCCCTGGGCGTCCCGGTCGCCTCCCCCGGCGTGCTCCTCGCCCACCCCGAGGGCGGTGCGCCGCCCGTCATGTCCGGCACCGTCGCCGAGACCGTCGACCAGGTCCGCGCGGCACTCGAGGACCCGGCGGCCGCGAGCGAACGGCTGGACGCTCCGCGCTGGGTGGCCGAGCACTACACGGCGGACCGTTACGTGGCGCCGCTCCAGGAGCGCTACCGCGCGGCGGGCACGCGCCGGTCGAGGGCCTCGGCCGCGTAG
- a CDS encoding glycosyltransferase family 4 protein, translated as MSRPRVLVVSFSDISQDARVLRQVRLLAPRYEVTTCGYGPAPDGVADHVRIPDDLIYWHKDRRLLLERRYAAAYRTSPVVAYLWDRLPRSYFDVVLADDVDTVPLALSLHPRRGVHADLHEYAPRQNEESWRWRTFVAPYVRWLVGRFVPLAASVTTVGQGLADEYRREFGIEAGVVANACAYRDAAPTPVGRPIRLVHSGLARPNRSLEVMVDAVEATSADVTLDLYLMPNDPPYLAELRARTAGSDRVTLHDPVPHDDLVETIARYDVGVFVLPPLNFNYRWALPNKFFDFVQGRLGIIVGPSPEMAHLVREHALGAVTGGFTTGDLVAVLDALTPEEVARWKAGSHAAARRLSSDTQVQGWLRAVEALVEGGSSR; from the coding sequence ATGTCTCGTCCCCGCGTCCTCGTCGTGTCGTTCTCGGACATCTCCCAGGACGCCCGGGTGCTCCGCCAGGTGCGCCTGCTCGCCCCGCGGTACGAGGTGACGACGTGCGGCTACGGCCCGGCGCCCGACGGCGTGGCGGACCACGTGCGCATCCCGGACGACCTCATCTACTGGCACAAGGACCGTCGCCTGCTCCTCGAGCGTCGGTATGCCGCGGCGTACCGCACCAGCCCCGTCGTCGCCTACCTGTGGGACCGGCTGCCGCGCTCCTACTTCGACGTGGTGCTCGCCGATGACGTCGACACGGTCCCGCTGGCCCTGTCCCTGCACCCGCGCCGGGGCGTGCACGCCGACCTGCACGAGTACGCCCCCCGGCAGAACGAGGAGTCCTGGCGCTGGCGGACCTTCGTCGCGCCGTACGTGCGATGGCTCGTCGGCCGTTTCGTCCCCCTGGCGGCGTCGGTGACCACCGTGGGTCAGGGCCTCGCCGACGAGTACCGTCGCGAGTTCGGCATCGAGGCGGGGGTCGTCGCCAACGCGTGCGCGTACCGGGATGCGGCCCCCACGCCCGTCGGCCGGCCGATCCGGCTGGTGCACAGCGGTCTCGCGCGACCCAACCGGTCGCTCGAGGTCATGGTGGACGCGGTGGAGGCGACGAGCGCGGACGTGACCCTCGACCTGTACCTCATGCCGAACGACCCCCCGTACCTCGCCGAGCTGCGCGCCCGGACGGCGGGCAGCGACCGCGTCACCCTCCACGACCCGGTGCCGCACGACGACCTCGTCGAGACGATCGCTCGCTACGACGTCGGCGTCTTCGTCCTGCCGCCGCTCAACTTCAACTACCGGTGGGCGCTGCCCAACAAGTTCTTCGACTTCGTGCAGGGCCGCCTCGGCATCATCGTCGGCCCGTCCCCGGAGATGGCGCACCTCGTCCGCGAGCACGCCCTGGGCGCGGTCACCGGTGGGTTCACCACCGGCGACCTCGTCGCCGTCCTCGACGCGCTCACGCCGGAGGAGGTCGCCCGGTGGAAGGCCGGGAGCCACGCCGCGGCGCGCCGCCTGTCGTCCGACACCCAGGTCCAGGGGTGGCTCCGCGCCGTCGAGGCGCTCGTCGAAGGAGGATCGTCCCGATGA